The DNA window tggtgtatttaacacaatacgttgaaatgaaggaaagcttatttattgatatccctgataagttacaaatatgtacatatacttgagtcaaaataaacaaacaagagggagccttcacaaaggttgcttaggagaagtctcagcagtcggtagagccccagaaagagaaggcaccggagggggatcattcggagcctcagtactggacaaaatcctagaaggaggaggcatcagagattgatcatttggagcttcattacgcggtacagccccagaagacgaaggcaataaatgcctttggaacaaacccacaaatctctgatgatcaagtaaaacctgaccatcagattccttcatctggtcaagcttcctcttcatgttagtagcatagtcatgtgcgagccggtgcaactgtttattctcatgcttgagccctctaatctcctgtttgagactcatcacttcagccgccaatgattcaacttggcgggttcgagcaaataggcgttgagccatattagacacagaacctgcacactgaacactgagagccagagaatccttaacagacaactcatcagaccgtttggaaagtagtctgttatctttgggagtgagaaggttcctggccactaccgcagcggtcatatcattcttcatcacggaatccccaacggtaagaggaccagtaggggagacgaaggatgggcgccatatgttgtctggagaagacggggctgcctcttcaacaaggttcaagtcaaaacgacggtcggaggggccagacattttcaaaggtgttgaagagagaagaggtcggacaaatcaagatcttagaagtgcaagaatggagcttctactggtggatattcaagtgtgctttggaacttaatgtcagcccctataaaaatctgcactcgacgaagcttcagaaatcgaagaggcgcctgctcagaaatcgaagaggcgtttgctttcttaaaagctgggctgctcagagaccacgagggtcgatctcagaaatcgaagaggtgtttgctttctcaaaagctgggctgctcaaagaccacaaaggccgatctcagaaatcgaagaggcttgctttctcaaaagttgggctgctcagagatcacgagggccgatttcagaaatcgaagaggcacctacttttccagccttgtcagcacctgtcacacgcacactcagctttgcggaaattatgggcattctgtcgaagatttctggcgaagtagaaagcacatgaatcgtactgttcaatcacgcaacagtagctcatgggtaccacagataactttgccaaagttatctgacaaagttgagacacgtgaagcttgcagctcccactacatcgctctgaccaagaagggtaaaagaattgcaaagaaacaacactaacaaagtttagacacataaattttgaaggtctagctaccatattattacccacaagggtaaaggaacagtaccactgctggataattggaaagtcccggtgtgtcaacctctgtgcttcgtggcaaggtagactagcaaacatgcccaacctttactcacattcgagaaaacactcctaacaagattgcttgctccaaaatcgaagaggcaccgccctccgaatctcgagagcctgactcccaacatgattactttctcaaaaatcgaagagagggtaaaggaacagtaccactgctggataattggaaagtccctgtgtgtcaacctttgtgcttcgtggcaaggtagactagcaaacatgcccaacctttactcacattcgagaaaacactcccaacaagattgcttgctccaaaatcgaagaggcaccgccctccgaatctcgagagccaaactcccaacatgattactttctcaaaatcgaagagagggtaaaggaacagtaccactgctggataattggaaagtccctgtgtgtcaacctctgtgcttcgtggcaaggtagactagcaaacatgcccaacctttactcacattcgagaaaacactcccaacaagattgcttgctccaaaatcgaagaggcacggccctccgaatctcgagagccagactcccaacatgattactttctcaaaaatcgaagagacaccgctctccgaatctcgagagccagacccccagcaggattgctttctcaaaaatcgaagaggcatcgttctccgaatctcgagagccagacccccgacagatctgtaatcttcacacgcaacatcagctttccagataccacaaaccactttttcaaagtgctctgacagagttaaaacatgtgaagctggcagctcccactaccgtgctataaccaagcagggtaaaggaatagcattattacttgatgttagggagactcctatatatgtcgacttccatccctaacggacaggcagacctgcaaaaatgctcaaccctttctcttatttgagagggcactcccaacaaagcctttcgaaatattcagctttctttccccccgataatacctctgtaaacaagctatactagagcaagaatatctcatatcatcagggttaaaagcaagagtatcccatatcatgctttttccctgtcttttcctttggccttgttcttacctgcaagacaaggagaaagagagcaatcagtcagcacttggaatcaagcttccagccaggaactgactgcctggaaccccttacctgattacttacctggcattgctcttgagtactcatcttcaacatcttatgcttccagggaagataccgcatctgcctgaggaacagatagggcaagtgagaaggatacaaggaagcatgtggagacaagcgtaacagcacacgtgccgatacatccactactctatcgaaagcaaaagtatcccatatcagcagggtcgaacgtactctagatttgatagacttgttttgaccctcaaattcttcagtcggccttatactctggaggaaaccagaaaaccctccagcccagttcaagaataagcctgtggaaagttacttcttcaaaagcaaaagtatcccatatcatctctcctcatttttcttctctttatccttcatgctgcctgcaagatagggagaatgtgaacaatcagccggagctctgattgtttaccttgtctgtcacctcttccagcagatcccccagctcggcgacttgggggactcctactacatggtttgtatctcgcttgaccaagcatgaaactacaagtaagcttcaagtgaaattgatacattaccttgtgcatctccaccagttacagataccacccctggatggaggaagagtacttccagagaagatgccacatctacctatgagacagataaggcaagtcaagacgataccacactccggtacttagaagtttcgtggctacgagatcattctcccacaatatttcctaatgtcatttgtactaaatcattcacttgtactcactaaaggagagcttgaacctatgtacttgtgtaaacccttcacaattaatgagaactcctctattccgtggacgtagccaatctgggtgaaccacgtacatcttgtgtttgctttcctatctctatccatttatatacttatccacactaatgaccgagcaatctagcgaagatcacaaaaagtgaccgttttcgctacctaggatctatcttgcaagagaacggagaattagatggagatctcaaccatagaatacaagctggatggatgaagtgtaagagtgcatccggcgtgttgtgtgaccgtcgtaggccactgaagctcaagggaaaattttataggacggcaataaggccagcgatgttgtatggcacagaatgttgggcggtgaagcatcaacgtacacaaaatgggtgtagcggagatgaggatgcttcgtgggatgtatgggcacacgagaaaggataagattgagaattaggatatccgaggtaaagtaggagtagccaaaattgaaggaaatatgagagaaaatcggttccagtggtttggacatgtgcaaagaaggcctactgacgctccggttcgaaaatgtgactacgggacagaggttcggggccgaatgagtagaggaagacctaggaaaactttggaatagaccctaagaaaagacttgagtacttggatctaacggaggacatgacacaaatgagcgcaatggcgttctaggattcatatagccgaccctacttagtgggaaaaggctttgttgttgttgttgttgtgataTATGTTGGTAAGAAATATGGCTTGGCTATTTGTTTCTGAAATGTTATATAATTAGGATTTCTATGTTTGACCTAATAGTCGGTTAAAGGGGTTTTAGCTGCTGTGGTGGTCGTAACTGGGTCTTTACCTGTAGCTGATGATGCTCTGCATGTGATTTGGACGGACATGTCGTTCCTTATGAACCTGAATGGGTTTGTAGTTGCTGTGATGGTAGAAATTGAACTGGTGTTTCCCTGTAGCCTGATGATGCACATGAGTTGGACCTGTGATTTAGTTACCGTGCTGCGGATGCCCAGTATGATACTCTCTCTGAAACCTTGTATGTTGGGCTCCACTTTGCAGTCACAGTAATGAGACACGGTAAACAAGTTTGTGGTTAATTTCTTtaggctatgtttggatgagggattTTCAGGTCCCAAGGGATTAATGCCAAGTTAGTAAGGGACGGATTACAAATTATTAGGTAATAAGAGGGATTAGAATGGCACACATGAGCATTACAAAGTCATGTAAATGAATTTTATAAATGATTCCTTCCTGGTAGGGATTTGCAAACCCCTCACATGCCTTTGTAATGCTCATGTGGTGCATTTCTAATCCCTTTTATCGAGCATTTTGTAATCCATTACTTATTAACTTGACCTCAATCCCTTTGGGCTTGGGAAGTTTCTCAATCCCGTAGGGTGCTTAAGACTACTATATCTAGTCCCAACCTGTTTTCAATTGTATAACCTCTGCTGCTGGATTTATATAGATCTTGTATCACATGTTGGTGGCTCTAGCTGTGAAATGGTAGCTGATCAGTATTATGTTGTATCAGAATCTTGTGTGGGTTCGTGAACAACTGAAGTTGTAGCGAATAACCACCTGCTGCGGTGTTGCTGCCATTTCATGATGGGATCCGGTAGGCTATGACCAGTTGGGGCCCTGAGAATGGCTGCTTGGCTATCTACACTCTTtgtaagtgtatttttctttttaattataaaaagtttggaaTACAAAATGAGATTGTTGGAATACCAAtaataatttctttttatttatttattttagataaatgatattatctacactacgGAAGAGGGTGACGGGAACTTCACAAcagtaataatgtagttcaaattcgccaTTAACGAGATTGGAGGAATACCAAGAGACTGTAGAACGAAGTTGTGGAAGTTCACATTATTTCGTCAACGAGTTTCATCCATTTTAAGAGCACAGGAGATTGTTTTGGTAGGCTATCAGGTATCCTTTAGAAAAGGCTCTGTTAACGCTCGAGCTATTGTAAAGACCAAAGGCGTATTCATTCGTACTTGATCGGGATGGTGCTGACCTGATATACATGCGTTTGGATGGAAAAGTTGAGGGATGAAAGTGAGTTTAACGGGGAAAATTGAGTAGCTCAGAGAGGTCAACTAAAAGCATACGGGTTCTCATATCTGAGCTGCCCAACTCGCCCCGTTCAGCGAGCAGCACAAGCATTAAGTGGAGTGGAAATCTCCAGACTAATAACAGCAACGCTATTTACTAAACTTGGGTTTAAAGCATTAAGTCGAGAGGACAATGCAAAAGCTGAGGAATGAATAATCAGGAAAAGCTTTAATCACAACCCTAATAATTTCCACATTCGCATAAAATTGTACTTGAAAACATAACATATATCATAAGACAAAAATCCAAGCAGTCTCTACTGCGGCACATCAAAGTCGctcaaaaatttgtaaaacgAAACTACGGAAACATTTGAATTGACCAAAGCAAACGGAAATTAAACCTAGTACCCTCCTTTAAGATCATTGACGACATCATAAGGAATGGGAGTAACGGTTTCCATGACGGCACCTTCCACCCTGAAACCAGGCTTGGGTCCCTTTGGCTGCCTCTTGGTGCTAATGACCTCACCCTTTGCCTTAGCCTCGGCCTTCAGCTGATCATTCTTTATCTTCCTCAAACGGAATTCTTCGGTGCATCTTGATGGCTGCACATGCTCCACACGCACATGGATCCTCTTCCTGATGATTCTGTTTCCGACCTGATATCATATAGAAGCATACTGTTTAAAATCTTTGGTGACCAAATCCAAGGTTAAGTATGCAACAATCACTAAGACAATGGCAGTACAGGACTCCAATTCATACAGAACTTGACCATAAATTTAAGACAATGATCAACATTGCAATACTCAAACCAGAACTCCATATGGACCTACACGAACTATTAACCTACTCTCTCTAAAAAATCATCCTAAATCCATACAGCTGACCGCCCTTGGtaggataaggctttgttgtcgTTGTTGATGTGCGATACCCAACTTTACATACAGCATAAAATACAAATCTACAGTAGATTTAGCATCCATAAGGTAGCATCAGACGAAACCCTAAAACATCCCTAGAAACATATAAATCTAAGCTACAATTTCCACATAACAACAAAAACCCCGGAAACAACACAGTTGTATTTTACCCTGATTCCATTTAGATACCATCAAGTCCAAATCAGACCTAAAGTGAAGAAATTTCAGCAAAAACCAACAAATCCAGACAAACATTTTCACACAAGCATATCATCTAACACCTTGCAGGCAATCCAAACTCCAAATGAATACACACGAAAACAAAAATGGAAATTAACCTGCTTGTTGATCTCGACACCGATGGCGCGCTTGGTGACGTTCCAGACGCGACCGGTACGGCCGTGGTAGAACTTGTGAGGCATACCCTTGTGGACGGCGCCGTTAACCTTGACATCGACATGGTCGCCGATCCGGTAGGTCTTGAGGTAGGTGGAGAGCGGGATGTACCCCTTCTTCCTGAAGGCCCTCGAGAACAAATCACGAGTCCGGGAACGGAGACCGTGTCCAGCCGGCATTTTTCAGAGGGTTCTGTGACTCTAGGGTTTGGTGGTTTCTTCTCTGAGAGTGGCTGCCTAAAGCCCTGTGACCCTGTTATCTTGCTTTTATAGTAGGTCTGGTGAGCCGGGTAGGGTTTTCAGGGTTTGTAGTTGTGATGTGGGCTGGGCTTATTTTGTCAACAAACAttggattttattattgttaagATGGGCCATGTTTAATGGGCTACAATTTGGCCTGTTTTAATTTTACAAGGTTTGAATTCTAAACCCTGGCCCAAGATTTATTCAATGATAAGAATGTGTTCCTATTAATGCATTGGAACGTTTATTTATTTGGAATCGAGAAGTCTTGAATCAAAATGACATCTTTTATGTATGAATTAAATAATCCTTGTTgcctataaaataaaaaaagaagttttaacgaaacattcctggtactgttcacttttaacgaaaaaccacattttaaactttcttggtactattcacttacacatttatttgtcatttttcattaaaactaaagttttttttggactttttgttagtttttctaaaaagttcttttcttttttttttctttcatttagtCCGTAATGAATAACTCTCTAAGTTCAAGGTATATCGAAGATAGAGGCGAATCATTTTTCATGTTGAGGCAATTAGATAGGAAGGAACTTATCCCTTCTAAACCTGTAGTACTGGAATGAGGACAATAGGGAGGGAGAATTGGCAAATAGTTTTCTTAATGAGAATTCAATTTCTACCTTTCAGTTGGACATAATTTTTGTTCAACTGAGTTATCCTTTTGAGTCCAATTCTAACTACCAAAAAAGATAAGTGTGTTGTACAAAGAGTTTTTCTTGGTTGTCGTGTGATATAAGAGTTTAACCTTAACAAAACCTTGAAAAATTAAACTTGCTATGGATTGTTAACTCATTTTATAAGACTTAAGTGACTCGTTACCCTACACTTGTGGAGGCCAATATACATAGATGAATATGCATAGTTTATTTTTCTCGGGAATCTTCTTGTTTAAACACAACTATTGGAGTATAAAAGATCGTTTGGAATTTGTTTCTCTAAAACTATTTATGTTCATAAGTGCTTACAGCTTTCTATAAGCAATCCTAAACAAGCTTTAGGTGTAAACACAAAATAGTCATTTACATAAATATTGGGTAAGAGGTCTAACCCAACAAGATCGTCTTGGGCTTACTCGAGAGGGTACGAATCAaattcttgtttctttattttaattggGTTGGGCTTGTcataataatatggtttaacTTCAAATTCGACGAGAATTGAACTGacatttcacttataagtgaagatgaataccacgaGACCTTACTACTAATCTTGGTAATCAAGGAATGAGGAGTTTGTGAATCGCCTTGTGACATGAGAAATGTTTTAGCCTTGATGGGCGAGTGTCTGCAGGTTGTAGGATGATTCTCAACTCTCTCCATTAACATGTGAATGTTACTATTTAAACTAGAATATTGCTattcacacacttatttttacttttcatacattttgttaaatttttgcTATTGATCTTCTTCGATCTATTCGATCTGACGACCGAAAATTGAGAAGGACGTGGAGAAGTAAAATTCaatgtgtggataacactaACCTTACATTAGTACGAACAGAGTTTTAATTTCAACGTAGACCAACTCTCAACAAATCTCACATgcaataacagtaaaaaaaaacacttgtgtAAACAACTGACCATAATAATACCACAAAAGATACTCGTACACCAACCAAACCAACTGATCTGAACTATAATGGtcggtttggtttgattttaacAAAGGGGCTTTTAGATCTAGGTCCAAAAACATAGAGAGTTTTTAGAAGTGAGTCCAGTTatctaattatatgtttttatttcttttatactcattttatattttctaaaaatattaaaaatcaattaaaatcttttaatattatgcatttttcaactccaaaatatctaattaatatcttataacaaaaaaaattaatatactaacataaatctaTCTGCAAAACATTCTACCTTAACTCAAGTAgcaaatatatgaatgtatattatacatatataacacaccccgaccggagtcgagacgtgctggccgtcacgtgatagtgacgtagccatgagcGCAAAGCAGAAGCGATAAAGAGTAAGAGAAATACTAACAATTTAAAACCTATTAACTAACAATCCCAATTAGGAAAGGATGCCGGTGAGAGTTTAAGTGGATAAATACACTTTCAGAGCAATAAGAGCGTCTAGTTGCAGTTGAGTAGgatgattactaaaatacaacacccgaaggtgaatcctactttttcggattatgtcagaacaccgttggagtcctcgtggccaccaaactctGCTATCTaagacctggaggggcgaaaaacaaagttgagtgggtcagtaaaacataTTTATACGAAGaccttattttcctttgaatatactaacccctcactgtaaaacaagtatatggttactttcccagaaaatagatataagcatatacataaatatatatatgaacgtGTATCAAATCatttcatgcttcacataatcataaacttatgcatgccatgccaagatataacaaagtaaacaattcaggtaagaatgatttcatagaaatataataCGTTAGctggaacccctgtggtagtctgtacggttgaattcatagctcaaactcaatctagccggagtcactactatgacctatacggcaatatattgcacataagtcggaaccactgaaaagggtttgtacgacaaggttgagtgtaatataattatgctcaattctactCTTTCAATGCTAGCTGTACGATAATACGTTAGTCACCTATGACTTGGAACCACTTATAGTGGTCTCTACGACAAGACCGTGCACCTAATTGGATctaatgtgagcatatggtgcgggatgtgacataatatacaggcatgtgccagctctctctggctaaatcgcaatcaccctaggtgcaagtttatgagctaTCGCTTCTCAATCACATATCGCATCATCGATGATTTACATAACCAAacaaaacttacctgaacttacctgtgcctccacagaaccacatttatatatataatcacacaTCAATTCATGCACGAAAcataattgtatatgcatggcatttatggcATGGAATTTAAATTGCATTTCCTTTAAATactttttctgggaaaaacgtaaagtatatatatatatatatatatatatatatatatatatatatatatatatatatatatatatatatatactgaaaataactgcccactcacctaggGTCCATGCTACGACTCTCTAACATCAGAACCAAGACGTCTCGAACAGTTGGTgcctaaaacagttatcaaaccACATCTCAGAACTCTTATCCATAGAATATGTAATTCACATAACACATATCCTCAAGGGCATTCAAGAATAATGCGAGACCCGTTGATCAAAGGTCAACCGTCGACCAAGTTCGACGGTAGGGTCATAACCCCAAATAACTCAATCTGGAAGATCCACAGCTCAGATTTCTAATCTGTCACTTCCCAAGATACACattaagcttctagaacaacatactaaaatttcgttatgatccgacggttggatctccgccaatttctAAAACTAAGTGgcagttaacattttattttatgaactttcaaatccaattcgggaagatccgtctATCAAATTCCCGATCCCTAAGTTCCTATATtcttcaaatattacatactactacgtatcaaagtttggtgactatccgacggttggatcgtcgattcacatAATGGCCTATTAACGTATCTTAGAGAATTTTGGCTCTAACAATCAATCTACGTCATTCACTTCTCAAAAATGAATTCAAGACATCACATATAGTCTAAAAATAACATTGGCGGCCCTCAGGCCACGCGCCGCCTCACtagccgccgcgggtggcgatcggccgccccggctcgtcggaaaattcaactatttctaaaaattatcaaagttttcagatttgaagatctcaatgagtagaacaactttcatacctgtgaccaaggccaatttggcttggaaacacttcaatttcaccaaaattcgTGCGGACCCGAGAATTTGGTGTGCttcgattcgacctccaaacttgttccaacgcctccACCACTGCCTGGTCTTTGTTCTAGACCTCAAGAGGATGTTATGGGTGGTGACAATTGGAAGGaattgcttcgggattggatgATTCGAAGCCAAAGCCGCCGCACCCCTTTCTTGcggttttctccattttcaaagccacaactctccaaatttgagatggaATGGATAGAGGAAGGGTCCTAGAGTGTTTCCCATGAGGTTTCTTGAAGCAATTCGCTGGAAAAATGGGTGAAAATCATCGAAAATAGGTATGGGTGCCGACCGGGTCAAGAACGGGCCAAGGGGATCCGGCCGATCCTTCGTGccactctctccctcctttccctccttcccCTTTTCTGGTTGGCCATcctctcattctctcttcttttgATTTGCcagctctctctcttttctctcccggagctcctactctcttcctctggttgggcagctttgcccaatctcttcttcttcttctttttcttctaccagccacgcacacacacacacgtgacctcccttcttctttttattttctttcctttccatcCATTTCAACACTTACATACATAACACACCACAACGCTCATAACCGGGGGTAAAATAGTAAATTCACGTCCTTGATAATAAGATAATACATATCTTCGGGACGAGCTGTCACATATAAGTGAGatatgaaaactaactaaaaggtagaaaaaacataatatatctACAAGCAAGACACATTAATCTGTGACAGGTTGACTATGAAAAAGAATCTgtcatataggtagataaatacaattaacctatgatataggttgattataaaaattaaaataaaatctataaatgggttaaagcacgaggaagaacaagaaatagcaaacaaataaataaaaagaaataatcaaagagataattaggaagaaatttgatttttacaataattttttcatttaagagataattattgataataaaataattaaatttaaagaattggACCTATTCTAATAAACTGGACTATTCCTACTATTGGCTCAAAAAATTGGAGTTATATCAAGTTTCCcctttaacaaaaaacaaatgtcaaacaatttaaaaattgaattgaaccgtttcttttttgttttgttttgatacttttgaaaCTGActaaaaccaaaccgaattgACCATGtatcttttaattattaatttatttattttacacatGTCAACGTGTTATAGGTTACTAGAGACCTTACCATACACATATCAAAATCTTCAACATATTATAAGTTGTAATGACTATTAACAATTAAGAGATTTATACGTGTTTTAAACTTATGTGAGGTTCTAATTAATAAGGACTTTCAGCTAAAACTAGATTGGCATAACTCTtcattttggtccctaagatttgaaatcgataaaagtggtctctgagtttgtccactatcaatcattttggtttttctgtgaaaaatctccattaaataaagataaaattacaaaaatacgctcaactttttgtcaaatcattttggcccattttttttattaaattgagggtatttttgtcattttgatccttatttaacaaaactttttacaaaatgaccaaaatgattgatgatggacaaaTTCACAGCcaacttctattgatttcaaatctcatggaccaaagTAAGGAGTTATGCCAATTTCAAGGagtattttggctaaaaagccattAATAAATCATAAGCTAGCATGagatttttatttagaaaagtgttattcacacatccaattttacctctcacacatctttgttaatttttggtcattgatcttcttcaattatcTGACGGCCAAAAATTGAGAAAgagtatgagaagtaaaatgctTGTGTGGATATCACTACCCTTTATTTAATTGAAACTTAGTTCTATTTGACTTGGTGAACTTTTTATGTTTCGAAAAGTATAATCTTTCAATTGAATTGGATGCGTGAGATGTGTAGATGTTTAGAACATTAAAACTCTTGAAATGTTGAACCTTTTTATTTATGTGTTGAATAGGTTTAAAATGACCGAACCAAACAAAATCAAACCGATTAAC is part of the Malus domestica chromosome 12, GDT2T_hap1 genome and encodes:
- the LOC114820111 gene encoding large ribosomal subunit protein eL21z/eL21y: MPAGHGLRSRTRDLFSRAFRKKGYIPLSTYLKTYRIGDHVDVKVNGAVHKGMPHKFYHGRTGRVWNVTKRAIGVEINKQVGNRIIRKRIHVRVEHVQPSRCTEEFRLRKIKNDQLKAEAKAKGEVISTKRQPKGPKPGFRVEGAVMETVTPIPYDVVNDLKGGY